A region of the Candidatus Sysuiplasma jiujiangense genome:
AACGGGATTCCTCGCGCTTTCGCCCGGGCCTGCAATGCTCCTGCCGTCAATCGCCGTGACCTCCTCGGGCGCTCTCTCCTCGATCCTGATGTCGTCGCCCGAAGATATGCCGAAATCGAATGTCGAAAGAGGCGCCGCGACGTAGAAGGGGACGCTGTTCGCGGCTGCGACCACAGCCTTCTCATACGTTCCTATCTTGTTTGCGAAATCGCCGTTCGAGGCTATTCTGTCAGCGCCGACGATTACGGCATCTACCTCTTTCCTCAGAAAATGACCTGCCGCATTGTCTGCAATTATTGCATGCGGTATGGACTCGTTTGTCAGTTCCCATGCCGTCAGCCTGCTTCCCTGGAGCCATGGCCTCGTTTCATCAACGTAGACAAAAATCCTCTTTCCCCCGTTGTGGGCGAAGCGCATCGGCGCAAGCGCAGTTCCGTAGTCGACCGTAGCGAGGGCGCCGGCATTGCAGTGCGTCAGGAGGACATCACCGTCGCTTATGACGCTGTTGCCGTTTACGCCGATACGCCTGCACCTGTCCACTATGCCGGACACGTACCTGTCTGCTGCTTCTGCCGGCCCGAGCTGAGGTCCCATTTCGAGCATCCACTGTATCGCATAGAAGAGATCGTTTGCCGTCGGCCTTGTCGCCCTGAGTTTTCCCGCAGCTTCCTCCGGGTCCTCTTTCCTGAGCATTGCGGCTGCGAGTCCATAGGCTGCCGCACACCCTATGGCCGGCGCCCCCCTGACAACCATATGCTTTATGGCAAACTCCACATCGGCCGTTTCCCTTGCCTCAAACAGTTCAAATTTTGACGGAAGCATTCTCTGGTCGATAAAAAATATTCTGCCGTCCCTGAACCAGAGTGCGGGCAAATTTCTTTCACTGCCCTCTGTTATGACCTTCATCCGTTCCGACCGCCCTGGATTTCAAAATCAGAGCGACCTTAATATCTTTTTCAGGCCCGACGG
Encoded here:
- the mtnA gene encoding S-methyl-5-thioribose-1-phosphate isomerase, producing the protein MKVITEGSERNLPALWFRDGRIFFIDQRMLPSKFELFEARETADVEFAIKHMVVRGAPAIGCAAAYGLAAAMLRKEDPEEAAGKLRATRPTANDLFYAIQWMLEMGPQLGPAEAADRYVSGIVDRCRRIGVNGNSVISDGDVLLTHCNAGALATVDYGTALAPMRFAHNGGKRIFVYVDETRPWLQGSRLTAWELTNESIPHAIIADNAAGHFLRKEVDAVIVGADRIASNGDFANKIGTYEKAVVAAANSVPFYVAAPLSTFDFGISSGDDIRIEERAPEEVTAIDGRSIAGPGESARNPVFDVTPAEFVTGFITEYGIFRPAELGKLRDEADKRGEAF